The window GTTGAAAGACCTGATCCTCAATTATTGATTTATGCAGAACACTCCCTTGTTTCAGGCGATCATGGTCGAAACGTTGGCCGCCTGCAATCGAAGGTGCTGGTTCTGTATGTACGGACAGGACAAATCCGACGGGAGGAACACCGTTCAGATGCCCTGGCCGGCCATTGTAAAAATTATCGCCAATTTGAAAGACTTAAACTACGGCGGCAGGGTCAGCTGGTATCGTATTAACGAACCATTATTGGATGAAAGGATTTATGAGATCCTGGAACTGACCAAACAACAGATTCCGAATTGCCATCAGGCCATCACCAGCAACGGAGATTTTTTGGATCAATCCAAAATAGACCGCTTGCTGAAATGTGGACTCGATCATCTCACAATCAGTATTTACGATGACAGAACATTCCGAAAGGTGAGTCAGTTTAAAATTTCCGAGCAAGTCACATTAAAGGAGAGAAGATACGGATATCAATGGGAGAATCGGGGCGGAAAC is drawn from bacterium and contains these coding sequences:
- a CDS encoding radical SAM protein; its protein translation is MQNTPLFQAIMVETLAACNRRCWFCMYGQDKSDGRNTVQMPWPAIVKIIANLKDLNYGGRVSWYRINEPLLDERIYEILELTKQQIPNCHQAITSNGDFLDQSKIDRLLKCGLDHLTISIYDDRTFRKVSQFKISEQVTLKERRYGYQWENRGGNISQLRSQRSQGNCFRPSTGLNITAEGEAVLCCADFYGDVGMGNVCEKRLEEIWYGEKFQQYRNALLVGRTGLSLCSACSHDGRGHGVFGNSTAAVFNANFPGS